TCCCTTCAAAAAGGAGAGTCCATTTCCTCCGTGATGAATAAACAACTCAACATCCCCGCTCATGTCAGCGCACAGATTTTTTTCGCCGAGCATCATGGCCAAATGGGACATACCCTGTCTGAGGCAGGAAGCTATCTCATAAAAAGAAGAAAAAATCAGGAGCAATTGCAAAAGGTCTTTCAATACCCGCTCATGTTAATTTTCATATCCATCATCATGATGGTCTTACTTCGAAAGGTATTATTTCCAAGGTTTCAGTCCCTTTATTCCTCGATGGGCTATGAACCATCCGCCAAGCTTACGTATCTTTTACACTTCATTGAGAACTTCCCCATGATTTTCTGTGCAGGATTACTGTTTCTCCTGCTCCTTACAATCTTCTTTTTCCTTTTTAAAAAGAGAATTTCCTCTGTGAAGCTCTCGGTTGTCTTATGTCGAATACCATTGATCTCCACTTATATGAAGCTCGGTCATTCCCACTTTATTTCAAGGGAATTAAGCTTTCTGCTCTCAAGCGGTGTATCCATCACGGAATCCCTCCTCATTATCGAAAGACAATCATTCCGTCCCACCTTACAATACATTTCAAGCCGTTGCATCAAACAACTCAAAGCCGGGAGTCCGTTTCATGAATGTTTTTCCACGATGCCTTTTTTCCAGGAAGAGTTGTCTTTCGTTATCCAGCATGGGCAGACGAACGGGCGATTATCAGAGGAACTTCATATTTACAGTGAGATCTGCTTTCAGGAATTAGAAGAGAAAACGCATGCCTCTCTCAAGTATATCCAGCCTGCCATCTTTACTTTTGTCGGTCTATTCATCATGGCGATCTATTTCTCCATCATGATGCCACTCTTTCAGATGATGCAGGGAATCTAAAAGAAATCCATACCCAGGAGGAAAATTATGCTCAAAAATGAAAAAGGATTCACCCTAATCGAAATGATGATCGTTTTGCTCGTCATTTCCGTCTTGCTTTTTATCACCATCCCGAATGTCACAAATCAGAGTAACTCCATCAATTCTAAGGGATGTGAAGCGTTCGTTCATATGGTGGAAGGCCAGATTGAAGCGTATAAAATGGATGGGAATACAGATCCAGTGACCATTGATACACTGGTTACTGATGGTTATCTGAATGATGACTATAAAGCCTGTCCCGACGGAAGGGCCATCTCCATCGATGCTGAAGGGAAGGTGGTGACAGCTGCTGATTAATGAAGGGATAAAAGCTGAAGCGGGTTATACCCTCGTTGAAATGCTCATCGCCTTATTGATCTTTACCATTTTATTATCATGGGTTGGTTTCTCCATCATTCCTTTGAAAGATCATACTGAAAAGGAACTGTTCATTTCGCAGCTCGAATCAGACCTCTACCAGATCCAGAGTTACAGTATCAATCATCAAACACCTCTCTTCCTTACTTTTTATCCATTTACAAATAAATATGTTGCTAAAACGGACGCAAGACAAACGATTGTTTCGAGAGAGCTGCCTGCCGGCATAGTGATCAATTCAACGAACAGCCTGGAGGAAATCACCTTTTATCCCGATGGGAATACAAACCGATTTGGCAGGGTGAATTTTAAAATGGGCGATGTCACCTTGTTTCTAATGTTCCAAATTGGTCAAGGGAGATTTTATGTACAGGAATACTAAGGGTTTCTCATTACCGGAAACACTCGTAGCGTTTAGTTGTGTCCTCATGATATGCGGCTTGTTCATCCCTTTGCTCATTCATTATGCGTCCGGGCTTCAAAAGCTCCAACGTGAAGTGGAAGCATTGAAATTCCTTCGGGAAGGGGTGGAGGAGGCAATCGTTACACATGAGTTTGTCGATCATTCAAGAATCTATAAGGGGGTCGGGTATGAGCTCATTTGGGAAAACGGGGGGAGTGGTGAAGCATGTGTACGCTATGATGAAGACGCAGGGACTATCCGTGAAGTGTGTGTCGGGGCGGATGGATGAGAAGGGGTTCACATTGATTGAGGCTCTGTTAAGCTTTAGTTTGTTTTGTATGATTTCCCTCAGTATTCCCCTGATGATGAAAGGTTTTTCGACGATCAAGCGAGATTTGGTCCCTCCCCGTTATTATGAATGGAATTTATTCCATGAGAGTGTAAGAAATGAATTGAGGAAAGCAAAGGATGTAAATGTATTGCCCAATCAGATCTCCTTCGTCATGGATGGGGATACGATAATGTATGAAAAATATAATCAGTCCATTAGAAGGAGGGTGAATAATAGAGGTCATGAAATCGTCCTTCAGTCAGTGGATGGGTTTGAGTTTAATGTCATCGATCAGGGGGTGCACATGGATCTTGAATTTGAAGGCGGGGAAAAAGTGGAAGGGAACTTCTTCTCCTTTTCAGCGATTGAGGGGGGAGGAGCCATTCCTTAACAATAACGGGTTCATTCTCCCGTATACACTGTTCCTATTGATGATTGTCCTTGTTTTAGCACTTGCGTCAAAAGATTTGTTTATAAGTAAATATCAGTATCTCTCTAATATGAAGAGTATCCAGGAAAGAAATATAAGTGTCTCCCGCGCGATCTTATTGGAAATCGAGAATGGACCCCATCCTTCAGGGAATGTAAGTACCAATTTTGGTGATGTCATGACCATCAGTGAGATGCTAAACCCGCAAGAAGTCCAATTGGAAGTGACATTTTCACGTGATAATAAGGTTTTTCTTCCTGCGACGGTTGTGTATAATAGGGAAACAAAACAAATCATACGTTGGGAGTAGATTATGAAACCGATTTTCTTTATTGGCTTTATGGGGGTAGGAAAGACGACAATCGGAAAACGCCTTGGAGGCGTACTGGATCTTCCGGTCATCGATATGGATCAATACATTGAAAGGATAGAAAAAAAGGCAATCAAAGATATCTTTCTTCAACATGGTGAATCATATTTCAGGGATCTGGAAACGAAAGTGCTCTTTGAATTACAAAGTGAAGAAGCCATCATCACTACTGGTGGGGGAGTGGTGGAAAAAAAGGCGAATCGGGATTTTCTAAAGCAGAACGACTCTGTGTTCCATTTAACATGCACTTTTGATGCACTATGGGAAAGACTTGAAGGGGATGAGAATCGTCCTCTGGTATTAAATAATTCTAAGGACAAATTATTGGGGCTTTTCGAGCGTCGTTTTCCCCTGTATGAAGAAGGGAGCTCAGTAACCATTCATACAGATCATAAATCAGTAGATAATGTGGTTCAAGCGATAGTGCCTTATATCAAGAGTTAGGCTGTATAATTTCCGTTCTAATGGGAATACTGATAAAAGCGGAAGGTGGTGCTTTTATGTCAGTAAATGATTATGTTAAGTTCATAACACAAACATTTGTCCAGCATTATGAAAAATCACCCCATGAACGTAAGACATTAAAAAAGCAGAGAAAGAATGAGCGTGAACCATTTCTCTTCAGGTGGTTCGGCATCATTCCATATGCTTTCATGATCATGTTCAAAAAAAATAAATAGTGGATAAGGATTACCTTTAGGGTAGTCCTTTTTTTGATAGTTAAAGGGGGAGAAACAAAGTTTGCCTCCCCCTGAATCCTCACTTTGGCTGCTGCAGATAAAAAATCCCGCCGTTTATAACTTCAATGGTGATTTTCGGTTCATACTGCTCTTTTAACGCCTGCTGTTCAAGAAAGTAAGATTCAGGCTTTTCTTCCTGATCTCCATAGAAATGATTCAGAAGTTGAAGGTCCTCATCCCAGGTTTTCCTTGCTTGTTCCGCCCATTCAACGGGCTCCCTTTTAATTTCTTCATAAAGATAAGCCTGAATCCGGTTCACTCCGCTTTTCGGCTTGATGATCGGTGTCAAAGTGAATGAGAAATCAGGAATCTTCGGCGTCAGGTTTCTGGATAATAATGATGAATGAAAGTCCTCTTCTATGACGCCGTTGATCAGGTTTAATCCGATGCTTTTGATGCTGTCTTTCTTTCGATTGGATTGATAGGATATTTTAATATTCAGGCCCAGCCAAGGGTGGAGCGGGGTTTGCTGTCCGCTTGGTGTGTACCGGTTTTCATACAGTCGGATATACCCTGCCAGATTTCGCGTCGAATGAAAGATCTGATGCAGCCGGGGTGAACCAAAGTGAATCGGTTCTCCTTTCATATCTTCCGGTGCCTGGTCGGGATTCGTGACGAGAGATAATGTCATAGGATTTGGTGTGCCACCTGTCTTCTCAAGATAATGCCAGTAGAACGGACGGTTCATAAGCTCTTTATCCAAATCGATTGTCAGCTGTACGGTCATATATCCATTGACGTTCGCAACCATATCACAGCCGTTGGCGACGAAGTACCTCTCAAGAAATCGATGAATTTCGTGTTGCTGCATTTGATTTCTCCTCCTTTAATTGTTCGGCGAATTGAATCATACTCGTCAAATTTTCCATTTTGATCTTCATTTCCCCTTCTGTACGGGAGGAGGAAAGGATGTCTGTCACATGCTCTTCAAAATCCCTGAAATCAAGGCGCGTCAGGATTTCGTCCAATTGACCGATCACCCGCTCAAAGAGATTGATCTTTTCATACAGAAGCTTCAGGATATGTTCTTCAACGGTATTCTTTGTTGCAAAGTTATAGATATGGACATCTTCCGTCTGCCCGAGGCGGTGCACACGGCCTATTCGCTGCTCAAGCCTCATGGGATTCCAGGGAAGGTCGAAATTGATCACGTGATGGCAGAATTGAAGGTTGATTCCTTCCCCGCCGGCTTCGGTGGCGATCAGCACCTGGGCATGCTTCTGGAATAATTCACGCATCCAGTCTTTCTTACCACGTTTAAATCCACCCCTGAATGGGACCGAGCTGATTCCATGCTGCTTCAAAAACCATTGAAGATAAAGCTGTGTCGCCCGGTACTCGGTGAAAATGATCACCTTATCATTAATGGATTGTACGATTTCCAATGCTTTCTGAGCCTTTGAGTTCATCGTGACATTTTCTACTTTTTTCATCAGTGTCCCAATCATCTGTTCGAAGGCGGGTGTAGGTGATTCCTTCTTTTCAAGCATATTCTTCAGGGTGTAAAAAACAGCTTCACGTGAGCTGCATGCTTCTCTCTGTAAAGTCAAAAGGGAGAAGGAACTTGAATTGGCCCAGTCATCATATCTCCCCCTGAGCAGATCGATACTGTTATACAGATTCCTTTCGGCTTCATTGAAATCGATCAAAACCGTCTTCACATGTCGCTTTGTCCATTCGATACCAGTATCACCACGTCGGTTACGGATCATCACTTTGTTAATGAGGCTCTTTAAATGTTCATCCTCCTGAAGCGAACGATCTCCTTTTTTATATCTGTCCGTAAATCCCGATTCATTTCCAAGATGCCCCGGCTTTAATAAGGAAACAAGATGAAAGATTTCCTCAACACGATTTTGAATGGGCGTGGCAGTCAAAAGCAGGCAGAATTTCTTCTTTAGATTCTGCACAAATTCATAGTTTTTTGTTTTATGATTTTTCAGTTTGTGAGCTTCGTCAATGATCACCAGGTCATAATCCTGTTCATACACCTTTTCCCGGTGAGGACTTCTTTTAGCAGTGTCCATGGAAGAGACCACGATGTCACATTGATCCCATACATAGCTCTTTC
The DNA window shown above is from Rossellomorea vietnamensis and carries:
- the comGB gene encoding competence type IV pilus assembly protein ComGB — encoded protein: MKKSDDQGKFLKRLGDLLQKGYSFTEAIDFLLLPKEKKTIKLKKRLIGSLQKGESISSVMNKQLNIPAHVSAQIFFAEHHGQMGHTLSEAGSYLIKRRKNQEQLQKVFQYPLMLIFISIIMMVLLRKVLFPRFQSLYSSMGYEPSAKLTYLLHFIENFPMIFCAGLLFLLLLTIFFFLFKKRISSVKLSVVLCRIPLISTYMKLGHSHFISRELSFLLSSGVSITESLLIIERQSFRPTLQYISSRCIKQLKAGSPFHECFSTMPFFQEELSFVIQHGQTNGRLSEELHIYSEICFQELEEKTHASLKYIQPAIFTFVGLFIMAIYFSIMMPLFQMMQGI
- the comGC gene encoding competence type IV pilus major pilin ComGC yields the protein MPRRKIMLKNEKGFTLIEMMIVLLVISVLLFITIPNVTNQSNSINSKGCEAFVHMVEGQIEAYKMDGNTDPVTIDTLVTDGYLNDDYKACPDGRAISIDAEGKVVTAAD
- the comGD gene encoding competence type IV pilus minor pilin ComGD; protein product: MLIALLIFTILLSWVGFSIIPLKDHTEKELFISQLESDLYQIQSYSINHQTPLFLTFYPFTNKYVAKTDARQTIVSRELPAGIVINSTNSLEEITFYPDGNTNRFGRVNFKMGDVTLFLMFQIGQGRFYVQEY
- a CDS encoding type II secretion system protein, translated to MYRNTKGFSLPETLVAFSCVLMICGLFIPLLIHYASGLQKLQREVEALKFLREGVEEAIVTHEFVDHSRIYKGVGYELIWENGGSGEACVRYDEDAGTIREVCVGADG
- the comGF gene encoding competence type IV pilus minor pilin ComGF is translated as MSSFGKTGGVVKHVYAMMKTQGLSVKCVSGRMDEKGFTLIEALLSFSLFCMISLSIPLMMKGFSTIKRDLVPPRYYEWNLFHESVRNELRKAKDVNVLPNQISFVMDGDTIMYEKYNQSIRRRVNNRGHEIVLQSVDGFEFNVIDQGVHMDLEFEGGEKVEGNFFSFSAIEGGGAIP
- a CDS encoding shikimate kinase, with translation MKPIFFIGFMGVGKTTIGKRLGGVLDLPVIDMDQYIERIEKKAIKDIFLQHGESYFRDLETKVLFELQSEEAIITTGGGVVEKKANRDFLKQNDSVFHLTCTFDALWERLEGDENRPLVLNNSKDKLLGLFERRFPLYEEGSSVTIHTDHKSVDNVVQAIVPYIKS
- a CDS encoding YqzE family protein; the protein is MSVNDYVKFITQTFVQHYEKSPHERKTLKKQRKNEREPFLFRWFGIIPYAFMIMFKKNK
- a CDS encoding YqhG family protein, whose translation is MQQHEIHRFLERYFVANGCDMVANVNGYMTVQLTIDLDKELMNRPFYWHYLEKTGGTPNPMTLSLVTNPDQAPEDMKGEPIHFGSPRLHQIFHSTRNLAGYIRLYENRYTPSGQQTPLHPWLGLNIKISYQSNRKKDSIKSIGLNLINGVIEEDFHSSLLSRNLTPKIPDFSFTLTPIIKPKSGVNRIQAYLYEEIKREPVEWAEQARKTWDEDLQLLNHFYGDQEEKPESYFLEQQALKEQYEPKITIEVINGGIFYLQQPK
- a CDS encoding DEAD/DEAH box helicase is translated as MNVEVIFDEEWGEGLENLIENDGPWGNWELYKLAIEFEHHLAIPNFEGLQAPKHLANVTPLPHQLEAAKQVVETMNGKAILADEVGLGKTIEAGLILKEYMIRGLVKKVLILVPASLVSQWAYELNSKFFIPAVPQRKSYVWDQCDIVVSSMDTAKRSPHREKVYEQDYDLVIIDEAHKLKNHKTKNYEFVQNLKKKFCLLLTATPIQNRVEEIFHLVSLLKPGHLGNESGFTDRYKKGDRSLQEDEHLKSLINKVMIRNRRGDTGIEWTKRHVKTVLIDFNEAERNLYNSIDLLRGRYDDWANSSSFSLLTLQREACSSREAVFYTLKNMLEKKESPTPAFEQMIGTLMKKVENVTMNSKAQKALEIVQSINDKVIIFTEYRATQLYLQWFLKQHGISSVPFRGGFKRGKKDWMRELFQKHAQVLIATEAGGEGINLQFCHHVINFDLPWNPMRLEQRIGRVHRLGQTEDVHIYNFATKNTVEEHILKLLYEKINLFERVIGQLDEILTRLDFRDFEEHVTDILSSSRTEGEMKIKMENLTSMIQFAEQLKEEKSNAATRNSSIS